From one Mustela nigripes isolate SB6536 chromosome 16, MUSNIG.SB6536, whole genome shotgun sequence genomic stretch:
- the SP6 gene encoding transcription factor Sp6, with product MLTAVCGSLGSQHTDAPHASPPRLDLQPLQTYQGHTSPEAGDYPSPLQPGELQSLPLGPEVDFSQGYELPGASSRVTCEDLESDSPLAPGPFSKLLQPDMSHHYESWFRPTHPGTEDGSWWDLHPGTSWMDLPHTQGTLTSPGHPGALQAGLGGYVGDHQLCAPPPHPHPHHLLPAAGGQHLLGPPDGAKALEAAAPESQGLDSSLDGAARPKGSRRSVPRSSGQTVCRCPNCLEAERLGAPCGPDGGKKKHLHNCHIPGCGKAYAKTSHLKAHLRWHSGDRPFVCNWLFCGKRFTRSDELQRHLQTHTGTKKFPCAVCSRVFMRSDHLAKHMKTHEGAKEEAAGAATGESKASGAVEPPGGKGKREAEGGAAPSN from the coding sequence ATGCTAACCGCTGTCTGCGGCTCTCTGGGCAGCCAGCACACGGACGCGCCTCACGCCTCCCCGCCGCGCCTCGACCTGCAGCCTCTCCAAACATACCAGGGCCACACGAGCCCGGAGGCTGGGGACTACCCCTCCCCGCTGCAGCCTGGAGAGCTGCAGAGCCTCCCGCTGGGCCCGGAGGTGGATTTCTCACAGGGCTATGAGCTGCCGGGGGCCTCCTCTCGGGTAACCTGCGAGGACCTGGAAAGCGACAGTCCCTTGGCCCCGGGACCCTTTTCCAAGCTCCTGCAGCCGGACATGTCACACCATTATGAATCATGGTTCCGGCCGACTCACCCAGGCACGGAGGATGGCTCGTGGTGGGACCTTCATCCGGGCACCAGCTGGATGGACCTCCCCCACACTCAGGGCACGCTGACCTCGCCTGGCCACCCCGGGGCGCTTCAGGCTGGCTTGGGGGGCTACGTCGGAGACCACCAGCTTTGTGCCCCGCCGCCCCACCCACACCCGCATCACCTTCTCCCGGCCGCCGGAGGGCAGCATCTCCTGGGGCCGCCCGACGGGGCTAAGGCCTTGGAAGCGGCCGCCCCGGAGTCCCAGGGTCTGGATTCCAGTCTGGACGGAGCAGCCCGGCCCAAAGGCTCCCGGCGGTCAGTGCCCCGCAGCTCGGGCCAGACCGTATGCCGCTGCCCCAACTGCCTGGAGGCGGAGCGACTGGGGGCTCCGTGCGGGCCCGACGGGGGCAAGAAGAAGCATTTGCACAATTGCCACATCCCAGGTTGTGGGAAAGCCTACGCCAAGACGTCGCATCTGAAGGCGCACCTGCGCTGGCACAGCGGCGACCGTCCCTTCGTGTGCAACTGGCTCTTCTGCGGCAAGCGCTTCACGCGCTCTGACGAGCTGCAGCGCCACCTCCAGACCCACACGGGCACCAAGAAGTTCCCCTGTGCGGTCTGCAGCCGCGTCTTCATGCGCAGCGACCACCTGGCCAAACACATGAAAACCCACGAGGGCGCCAAAGAGGAGGCTGCCGGGGCGGCCACCGGCGAGAGCAAGGCCAGCGGAGCGGTGGAGCCCCCCGGGGGCAAAGGCAAGCGGGAGGCGGAGGGCGGCGCGGCTCCCTCCAACTGA